One Oryza brachyantha chromosome 3, ObraRS2, whole genome shotgun sequence DNA segment encodes these proteins:
- the LOC102707382 gene encoding probable 2-oxoglutarate-dependent dioxygenase At5g05600 yields the protein MGGLTMDQAFVQAPEHRPKASVAEADGIPVIDISPLFSAAAGDGGRAGVDALAAEVGRASRDWGFFVVVRHGVPADTVARAAEAQRAFFALPPELRAAVARSEAAPMGYYASEHTKNVRDWKEVFDLVPRQPPPPTAVADGELVFDNKWPDDLPGFREALEEYGEAVEELAFKLLELIARSLGLQPDRLHGFFKDQTTFIRLNHYPPCPSPDLALGVGRHKDAGALTVLYQDHVGGLDVRRRSDGEWVRVTPVPDSFIINVGDIIQVWSNDRYESAEHRVAVNVEKERFSIPFFFNPASYTMVEPLEELVGEESPARYNPYSWGDFFRTRKNSNFKKLDVDNVQIAHFRKT from the exons ATGGGCGGCCTCACCATGGACCAGGCCTTCGTGCAGGCCCCCGAGCACCGCCCCAAGGCGTCTGTCGCCGAGGCCGACGGCATCCCGGTCATCGACAtctcccctctcttctctgccgccgccggcgacgggggcCGCGCCGGGGTGGACGCGCTGGCGGCTGAGGTCGGGAGGGCGAGCCGGGACTGGGGCTTCTTCGTGGTGGTGCGCCACGGCGTGCCGGCGGACACcgtggcgcgcgcggcggaggcgcagCGGGCGTTCTTCGCGCTGCCACCGGAGCTGAGGGCGGCCGTGGCGCGGAGCGAGGCGGCGCCGATGGGGTACTACGCGTCCGAGCACACCAAGAACGTCAGGGACTGGAAGGAGGTGTTCGACCTCGTCCCGCGCcagcccccgccgccgaccgccgtgGCCGACGGTGAGCTGGTGTTCGACAACAAGTGGCCCGACGACCTGCCGGGGTTCAG AGAGGCTCTGGAGGAGTACGGCGAGGCAGTGGAGGAGCTGGCGTTCAAGCTGCTGGAGCTGATCGCCCGGAGCCTTGGCCTCCAACCCGACCGCCTCCATGGCTTCTTCAAGGACCAGACCACCTTCATCCGGCTCAACCACTACCCTCCCTGCCCGAGCCCCGACCTCGCCCTCGGCGTCGGCCGCCACAAGGACGCCGGCGCGCTCACCGTCCTCTACCAGGACCACGTCGGCGGCCTCGACGTCCGCCGCCGATCCGACGGCGAGTGGGTGCGCGTCACGCCCGTCCCCGACTCCTTCATCATCAacgtcggcgacatcatcCAA GTGTGGAGCAATGACAGGTACGAGAGCGCGGAGCACAGGGTGGCGGTGAACGTGGAGAAGGAGAGGTTCTCCATCCCCTTCTTCTTCAACCCGGCGAGCTACACCATGGTGGAGCCGCTggaggagctcgtcggcgaGGAGAGCCCGGCCAGGTACAACCCCTACAGCTGGGGCGACTTCTTCAGGACCAGGAAGAATAGCAACTTCAAGAAGCTCGACGTCGACAACGTCCAGATCGCCCATTTCAGGAAGACCTAG
- the LOC102707102 gene encoding probable N-acetyl-gamma-glutamyl-phosphate reductase, chloroplastic: MGSSTAALGGGAPARLGLAPKNGVFGSNLKQCSGFMLKATTKVGSSSVRVRASVASSPQKQHSPHTLGVKSGEEVRIAVLGASGYTGAEIVRLLANHPQFSIKVMTADRKAGEQFGSVFPHLITQDLPNLVAVKDADFSNVDAVFCCLPHGTTQEIIKGLPQQLKIVDLSADFRLRDINEYAEWYGHSHRAPELQQEAVYGLTEVLRDEIRNARLVANPGCYPTSIQLPLVPLIKAKLIKVSNIIVDAKSGVSGAGRGAKEANLYTEIAEGIHAYGIKGHRHVPEIEQGLSDAAESKVTISFTPNLICMKRGMQSTMFVEMAPGVTANDLYQHLKSTYEGEEFVKLLNGSSVPHTRHVVGSNYCFMNVFEDRIPGRAIIISVIDNLVKGASGQAVQNLNLMMGLPENTGLQYQPLFP, translated from the exons ATGGGATCATCCACGGCCGCGCTCGGTGGCGGGGCTCCTGCTCGCCTCGGCTTGGCCCCCAAG AATGGTGTCTTTGGATCCAATCTGAAGCAATGCAGTGGTTTCATGCTCAAAGCAACCACTaag GTTGGATCCTCTTCAGTCCGTGTGAGGGCATCTGTTGCTTCTTCACCACAGAAACAGCACTCACCTCACACGTTAGGAGTTAAATCAGGGGAGGAGGTGCGCATTGCAGTTCTAGGGGCCAGCGGTTATACTGGGGCTGAG ATTGTTAGACTTCTAGCAAACCATCCTCAATTTTCTATCAAAGTGATGACCGCAGATAGAAAAGCTGGTGAACAGTTTGGATCTGTATTTCCTCACTTAATAACACAA GATCTGCCTAATTTGGTTGCAGTAAAAGACGCAGACTTTTCAAATGTCGATGCTGTTTTTTGTTGCTTGCCACACGGAACAACCCAG GAAATTATTAAAGGTTTACCGCAACAACTAAAGATTGTTGATCTCTCTGCA GATTTTCGGTTGCGTGATATCAATGAGTACGCTGAGTGGTATGGCCATTCTCACAGGGCACCGGAACTTCAG CAAGAGGCTGTGTATGGCTTGACTGAAGTTCTTCGTGATGAAATAAGGAACGCACGACTTGTTGCAAATCCAGGATGTTATCCCACATCTATTCAACTTCCTCTTGTTCCTCTAATAAAG GCAAAACTGATCAAAGTGAGCAACATTATCGTTGATGCAAAATCTGGGGTTAGCGGGGCAG GACGTGGAGCTAAAGAAGCCAATCTCTACACTGAGATAGCTGAAGGAATTCATGCTTATGGAATAAAAGGCCACCGACATG TTCCCGAGATTGAACAAGGACTTTCAGATGCTGCTGAGTCTAAAGTAACTATCAGCTTTACTCCAAATCTGATTTGTATG AAACGTGGAATGCAATCTACAATGTTCGTTGAAATGGCACCTGGAGTGACTGCCAATGATTTGTATCAGCATCTCAAGTCTACATACGAG GGTGAAGAATTTGTGAAGCTGTTAAATGGTAGCAGCGTTCCTCACACACGCCATGTTGTGGGATCAAATTACTGCTTCATGAATGTCTTTGAGGACAGAATTCCTGGACGTGCCATCATCATATCTGTT ATAGATAATCTTGTGAAGGGAGCATCAGGTCAGGCTGTGCAGAACCTTAATCTGATGATGGGACTGCCGGAGAACACTGGGCTGCAATATCAACCCCTATTTCCTTGA
- the LOC102706825 gene encoding transcription factor bHLH139-like produces MEPGGVIAEAAWSSLDMSSQAAEESEMMAQLLGTCFPSSNGEDDHQELAWSGDASSAYYLHCNASSSAYSSTSSNSAGSFTLIAPSEYEGYYLSESNGALGIQEQGAAQFMDVILNRNDDLGFEDLADSSVNLLDSIGASNKRKIQEQGRLDDQTKSRKPTKKAGSKRAKKAMQCEGEDGSIAVTNGQSLSCCTSENDSIVSQESPVAAKPNSKAQSGHRSATDPQSLYARKRRERINERLKILQNLVPNGTKVDISTMLEEAMHYVKFLQLQIKLLSSDEMWMYAPIAYNGMNIGIDLNLSQH; encoded by the exons ATGGAGCCTGGAGGAGTGATCGCGGAGGCGGCTTGGAGCTCGCTCGACATGTCGTCACAAGCAGCTGAGGAGTCGGAGATGATGGCGCAGCTGCTTGGCACCTGCTTCCCCTCCTCCAATGGTGAGGATGATCACCAGGAGCTTGCTTGGTCTGGTGATGCGTCCAGTGCCTACTACCTCCATTGCAATGCTAGCTCTAGTGCATATAGCTCTACAAGTAGCAACAGTGCTGGTAGCTTCACCCTCATTGCACCATCTGAGTATGAGGGTTACTATCTGAGTGAATCAAATGGGGCCCTGGGGATCCAGGAGCAAGGTGCAGCTCAGTTTATGGATGTCATTCTCAACCGGAATGACGATTTGGGCTTTGAGGATCTTGCTGACTCGAGCGTCAATCTGCTGGATTCCATCGGCGCTTCTAACAAAAGAAAGATTCAGGAGCAAGGCAGACTGGATGACCAAACAAAA AGTAGGAAACCCACAAAGAAGGCTGGCTCGAAGCGGGCAAAGAAGGCGATGCAATGTGAAGGCGAGGATGGCAGCATTGCTGTCACCAACGGGCAGAGCCTGAGCTGCTGCACCTCTGAAAATGACTCGATTGTGTCCCAAGAATCTCCGGTTGCTGCTAAGCCGAATTCCAAGGCTCAATCCGGCCATCGGTCAGCAACTGATCCCCAGAGCCTCTATGCAAGG aaaagaagagagaggatcAATGAGAGGCTGAAGATATTACAGAACCTTGTTCCAAACGGAACCAAA GTAGATATCAGCACTATGCTTGAAGAGGCAATGCATTATGTGAAGTTCTTGCAGCTTCAAATCAAG CTCCTCAGCTCCGATGAAATGTGGATGTATGCACCGATTGCTTACAATGGGATGAACATCGGAATCGATTTGAACCTCTCTCAGCATTGA
- the LOC121053822 gene encoding NAC domain-containing protein 68-like produces MAADLTFRPPDHELITRYLCPKIADDAIEFPSIHDADVYSAAPPELAARHAPALGTDRGGDGTGAVYYFFCPVRRGGGGENGGRRSRRRQRSVGGGANGEERGCWHPEGGQKAVLDAAGRRVGNLRRLSYGVREKESRRRLTRLGWCMTEFAVDGDAADLVLCKLYRSPRAPRVEEATATASSSGSKRKSADDLTDAPVERSRPHWMKMNDHAADMVPAGADGDFHAKEEDRRIVPAPEEEALVQTRDGPRSDNDVIMALAMGATVDDLLGPQQAGEPSVSSYSSPCCPEPEPCPISSNAGGRPPFAAQAAPACGGDMSVATWAAPPAGEFSWEKELEWIQELLLGSPRVLARARL; encoded by the exons ATGGCCGCCGACCTCACCTTCCGCCCGCCGGATCACGAGCTCATCACCAGGTACCTGTGCCCCAAGATCGCCGACGACGCCATCGAGTTCCCTTCCATCCACGACGCCGACGTCTactccgccgccccgcccgaGCTCGCCGCCAGGCACGCCCCAGCGCTGGGCAccgaccgcggcggcgacggcaccggTGCGGTGTACTACTTCTTCTGCCCGgtgcgccgcggcggtggcggggagAATGGAGGGAGGCGGAGTAGGCGGAGGCAGCGAtcggtcggcggcggggccaaCGGGGAGGAGCGCGGCTGCTGGCACCCGGAGGGCGGCCAGAAGGCCgtgctcgacgccgccggccgccgcgtcgggAACCTGCGCAGGCTGTCGTACGGGGTGAGGGAGAAGGagtcgcgccgccgcttgaCCCGGCTCGGGTGGTGCATGACGGAGTTCGCAGTCGACGGTGACGCCGCCGATCTGGTCCTCTGCAAGCTGTACCGGTCGCCTCGCGCCCCTCGCGTAGAGGAGGCCACCGCCACGGCGTCGAGCTCGGGCTCAAAGAGGAAGTCCGCCGACGATCTCACGGATGCTCCGGTGGAGCGCTCGCGGCCGCATTGGATGAAGATGAACGACCACGCCGCCGACATGGTGCCCGCCGGAGCGGACGGCGATTTCCATGCCAAAGAAGAAGACCGGCGCATCGTGCCGGCGCCGGAAGAGGAGGCGCTCGTGCAGACAAGGGACGGCCCTCGCTCGGACAACGACGTGATCATGGCGCTAGCGATGGGGGCGACTGTCGACGACTTGCTAGGCCCGCAGCAGGCCGGCGAGCCCAGCGTATCCTCCTATTCCTCGCCGTGCTGCCCGGAGCCAGAGCCATGTCCCATCAGCAGCAACGCCGGGGGGCGCCCGCCATTCGCAGCGCAGGCTGCGCCAGCTTGCGGCGGTGACATGTCAGTGGCGACATgggcagcgccgccggcgggagaGTTCAGCTGGGAGAAGGAGCTCGAGTGGATTCAAGAGTTGTTGTTGGGATCCCCTCGTGTTCTAGCGCGTG CTAGACTATGA